From a region of the Mycobacterium sp. SMC-8 genome:
- a CDS encoding helix-turn-helix domain-containing protein — translation MRSREEFEEVQRLIATGKNDCEIARLTGIPRKTVWEWRRRPPSSDRPRAGRSACGVEHDLPSLPGKPYAYLLGLYLGDGCISKAARSYTLRVTCDKRYPSIIDRCRQAIDALFPRQRAGVYWRRSGCADVYQCSKHWPCLFPQHGPGRKHHRKIALERCSRRSSTARPRSSSWG, via the coding sequence ATGAGATCAAGGGAAGAATTCGAAGAAGTCCAGCGACTGATCGCGACGGGCAAGAACGATTGCGAGATAGCAAGACTGACCGGCATCCCGCGAAAAACCGTGTGGGAGTGGCGTCGTAGACCGCCATCCAGCGACCGGCCACGGGCGGGACGGTCGGCGTGCGGAGTCGAGCACGACCTGCCAAGTCTGCCGGGCAAGCCCTACGCCTATCTCCTAGGTCTTTATTTGGGCGATGGGTGCATTTCCAAAGCGGCACGCAGCTACACCCTGCGCGTCACATGCGACAAGCGATATCCGAGCATCATCGACCGGTGCCGCCAAGCGATCGACGCGTTGTTTCCCCGGCAGCGTGCCGGAGTCTATTGGCGGAGAAGCGGCTGTGCGGACGTGTATCAGTGCTCCAAACATTGGCCGTGCCTGTTTCCTCAACACGGCCCCGGCCGCAAGCACCACCGGAAGATCGCGCTCGAGCGGTGCAGCAGGAGATCGTCGACCGCGAGACCGAGGAGTTCGTCATGGGGCTGA
- a CDS encoding alpha/beta fold hydrolase, whose product MTDLKYLDLHGDRVAYRDVGRGEETLLLLHGMAGSSDTWRAVLPQLAKRYRVIAPDLLGHGQSAKPRSDYSLGAFAVGLRDLLDELGVTQVTVVGQSLGGGVAMQFVYQHPDYCRRLVLISSGGLGQDVGWTLRLLSAPGAELLLPVIAPSPVVRLGNKVRSWFSAANIQSPRGAEMWSAYSSLSDPQTRQAFLRTLRSVVDYRGQAVSALNRLHLTSELPLMVIWGDQDHIIPVEHGYELDRLRPGCRLEVLPGVGHFPHVEKPTDVVDLLEDFISSSGQSSAVATQNR is encoded by the coding sequence ATGACCGATTTGAAGTACCTGGATCTGCACGGTGATCGCGTCGCGTACCGGGACGTCGGTCGCGGCGAGGAGACCTTGCTGCTGCTGCACGGCATGGCCGGCAGCTCCGACACCTGGCGCGCGGTCCTGCCCCAGCTCGCGAAGCGGTACCGCGTGATCGCCCCGGATCTTCTCGGTCACGGTCAGTCCGCCAAGCCGCGCAGCGACTACTCCTTGGGCGCGTTCGCCGTGGGGCTTCGGGACCTGCTCGACGAACTCGGCGTCACGCAGGTCACCGTCGTGGGTCAGTCACTTGGCGGCGGGGTGGCCATGCAGTTCGTCTACCAGCACCCCGACTACTGCCGACGGCTGGTGCTCATCAGCAGCGGCGGCCTCGGCCAGGACGTGGGCTGGACGTTGCGCCTGCTGTCGGCGCCGGGCGCCGAACTGCTCCTGCCGGTCATCGCCCCCTCGCCCGTGGTGCGACTCGGCAACAAGGTCCGTAGCTGGTTCTCCGCCGCGAACATCCAGTCACCCCGGGGAGCTGAGATGTGGAGCGCCTACTCGTCTCTGTCTGATCCACAGACCCGGCAGGCGTTCCTGCGCACGCTGCGGTCCGTCGTGGATTACCGCGGTCAAGCCGTGAGCGCGTTGAACCGCCTGCACCTGACCTCGGAACTGCCGCTGATGGTGATCTGGGGCGATCAGGACCACATCATTCCCGTCGAACACGGCTATGAGCTCGACCGGCTGCGGCCGGGCTGTCGACTGGAGGTCCTCCCCGGCGTCGGTCACTTTCCCCACGTCGAGAAACCGACCGACGTGGTGGATCTGCTGGAGGACTTCATCTCGTCGTCGGGGCAGTCCTCGGCCGTCGCCACGCAGAACCGCTGA
- a CDS encoding WhiB family transcriptional regulator, translating into MSSIRVDEEAWTAPCTRDPDRWMVTADEGAKSLCRACPRRWQCARDACVTPGAVGLWAGIVLPEGGRNRQFALRQLRSLAERNGFSATKR; encoded by the coding sequence ATGAGCTCGATACGAGTCGACGAGGAAGCGTGGACCGCGCCCTGCACGCGCGATCCGGACCGATGGATGGTCACCGCGGACGAAGGGGCCAAGTCGTTGTGCCGCGCTTGCCCGCGACGCTGGCAGTGTGCGCGCGACGCGTGTGTGACGCCGGGGGCCGTGGGCCTGTGGGCGGGGATCGTGCTCCCGGAGGGCGGCCGGAACCGGCAATTCGCCCTCAGACAACTGCGTTCGCTGGCCGAACGCAACGGGTTCTCGGCCACGAAGCGGTGA